The Daphnia pulex isolate KAP4 chromosome 3, ASM2113471v1 genome includes a region encoding these proteins:
- the LOC124189872 gene encoding gamma-tubulin complex component 6-like, with translation MDIENSLYGSLCKFFTLVSKPKTSGQTQTYSRCIVPEIEHEAKEKKRVKRDGFSTLFTAHASEEETLPDEFQLSAWIFKLRTLIPCSEGNAVENTISDLEKVAAGKLHSILPVLKFLSYIKPVNNEDVPTLRSIESFQRQNAEIQPDDMKKQCVPYPVIQQNLFDVPPLNFHIGELYTTTVIEKLESTRQLDELDVVHRNLFGALENPPKNLNYLGISKCSKLTLWMNTNKSDYKPVVPDEGYESPTSNAIPFPPNGVSNYWENLEDLCDSSSIPRTWEAKLSNQAYPVKELPYLTHAPLQVMQVLCHHFDKNLSLVDETLPARDSFLMDESEFRKNLLYLMLGIESRVFSCVDDEFQFNGYPFIDGISSDCLFDLARPLLQCGRLVRRLKSVVWNPEFGPVRNTLGDQLLTSLQYYQEMVEEVIKSPSLIAVVQQLKTLSSSLQLMDRLWHWPGWEDGNGRGVAFLQHLVDLSTVTVNEQERNLLTAYFAACVGPLLSYVEHWIYRGRCSDPHNEFFIRPDNVQLEKRDRNYWINGFAFQPINRPVGAGPFINSTAEDDAITGLLNDVYLCGKTVHLLQLCQAKELEHREPSLRIGLSLSELNDIRVECAAYALKFPAVVDFVRPIKDLGQQARKIRDAKLAELVAEKAAKQLDRAVKRNARLALAKAELDEQLDLKRAEETKKANQERLLDEDIQRYQDSIDQREADEKRRLLIKYANLLDDKDSTDGPFEDELNANDPIRGMDEENNIVSQIQPDIVTVEKSAITSAPIPATSSTTVASSKKLKPTQSKKKILTREEIKTKVLWEEFGVDPRYTKENNGESTPEESCRVVISPYVPKDWSNPASVSYPFQFNFDAEPEPTMLIGQEKRDWLQDAEPCEEEIRDLSLSFFVQRSLLLPIRTQCQMVNRSLMTLLTGPDHRFMQHLEALRQYLFLDNGAFSHSLVSNIGRRLGQITRIQQLINVPSMNFILQSALNSVQANEYYASRLSFYTKEATGSVSNSQLEALECFTLRYRVRWPLNLILTEEVMDDYSQIFSFVLQLRLAAWALEDVHVNLMRDLPSRWHAVHIARHSIYHFVQTLQNYVMSQLLTLAWSEFLAELKKYGARSLDDLYELHSNYIHRAKSRLLLTPKSASLLKIIRDALNLALKFRGLLLAANYTYSDALQSQINSVSAKAKEYAKFIRLILEKVNDRSHQSHFNELLVKLNFNEYYSN, from the exons atggataTAGAAAATAGTTT GTATGGTAGTTTGTGTAAGTTTTTCACTTTGGTGTCAAAACCAAAGACCAGTGGGCAAACACAAACCTATTCCCGCTGCATCGTCCCTGAAATTGAGCAtgaagcgaaagaaaaaaaacgtgtgaAGCGTGATGGATTCAGTACGTTGTTCACAGCTCACGCcagtgaagaagaaacacTACCAGATGAATTTCAATTGTCAGCatggatttttaaattgagaaCATTAATTCCTTGTTCAGAAGGAAACGCTGTTGAAAATACCATATCTGATCTCGAGAAAGTTGCAGCTGGAAAATTGCACAGTATTTTACCAGTGCTGAAATTCCTGTCGTACATCAAGCCTGTCAATAATGAAGACGTACCTACCTTGAGAAGCATTGAAAGTTTCCAGAGGCAAAATGCCGAAATCCAACCTGATGATATGAAGAAGCAGTGTGTACCCTATCCAgtaattcaacaaaatttgtttgatgttCCACCCTTAAATTTTCACATTGGAGAGCTTTATACCACAACTGTCATAGAGAAACTTGAATCCACTCGTCAGTTGGATGAGCTTGATGTTGTTCACAGGAACCTGTTTGGTGCCTTGGAAAATCCgccaaaaaatctgaattacCTTGGAATTTCCAAATGCAGCAAACTGACTCTCTGGATGAATACCAACAAATCTGATTATAAACCAGTCGTCCCTGATGAAGGATATGAATCACCAACTTCTAATGCCATACCGTTTCCGCCCAATGGAGTTTCCAATTATTGGGAAAATTTAGAAGATCTTTGTGACTCGTCTAGCATTCCTCGAACCTGGGAAGCAAAATTATCCAATCAAGCATACCCAGTCAAAGAATTACCTTACTTAACTCACGCTCCATTGCAAGTCATGCAAGTACTCTGCCATcactttgacaaaaatttgagTTTGGTCGACGAAACGTTACCAGCACGAGACTCTTTCCTGATGGATGAATCAGAATTCCGAAAAAACTTACTTTACTTGATGTTGGGAATCGAGTCGAGAGTATTTTCCTGCGTTGACGacgaatttcaattcaacggCTATCCTTTTATCGACGGCATTAGCTCCGATTGTTTATTTGATCTCGCACGACCTCTGCTACAATGCGGCCGACTGGTTCGACGTCTGAAAAGTGTAGTTTGGAACCCCGAATTCGGCCCTGTACGCAATACACTCGGCGACCAACTGCTCACCAGCTTACAATACTACCAGGAAATGGTGGAGGAGGTGATCAAGTCCCCGTCGCTAATAGCTGTCGTTCAACAGCTGAAAACACTTTCGTCTTCCCTTCAATTAATGGATCGACTTTGGCATTGGCCTGGCTGGGAAGATGGCAACGGACGTGGAGTCGCCTTCCTACAACACCTGGTTGATCTCTCTACCGTGACAGTTAATGAACAAGAACGAAACCTCTTGACGGCCTATTTTGCTGCTTGTGTTGGACCACTGCTTTC GTACGTGGAGCATTGGATATACCGCGGGCGCTGCAGCGATCCGCataatgaatttttcatcCGTCCTGACAACGTTCAACTGGAAAAACGCGATAGAAACTATTGGATCAATGGCTTTGCTTTTCAGCCCATTAATCGTCCCGTGGGGGCGGGACCCTTCATCAATTCGACTGCAGAGGATGACGCAATCACTGGTCTCCTGAACGACGTTTATCTTTGTGGCAAAACGGTCCATCTTTTACAGCTGTGCCAAGCAAAA GAACTCGAACACAGGGAGCCGTCGTTGCGAATCGGGCTCAGCCTATCCGAATTGAACGATATTCGAGTCGAATGTGCAGCGTACGCACTAAAATTTCCGGCTGTCGTTGACTTCGTACGTCCCATAAAAGATTTGGGCCAACAGGCTCGCAAGATTCGCGATGCCAAATTGGCTGAACTTGTAGCCGAAAAGGCAGCCAAACAGTTGGACCGTGCCGTGAAGCGCAATGCCCGTCTTGCCTTAGCCAAGGCCGAGTTGGACGAGCAGCTGGATCTCAAACGGGCAGAGGAAACCAAAAAAGCGAATCAAGAAAGGCTCCTCGATGAAGATATTCAACGATACCAAGATTCCATCGACCAACGCGAAGCTGATGAAAAACGAAGATTACTCATCAAATACGCCAACTTGCTCGATGACAAGGATTCAACCGATGGACCTTTTGAAGATGAGTTGAATGCCAATGATCCAATAAGAGGAAtggatgaagaaaacaatatcgTTTCTCAAATTCAACCTGACATTGTGACTGTTGAAAAATCGGCCATCACTTCAGCTCCAATCCCTGCAACATCTTCAACTACGGTTGCATCATCGAAAAAGTTAAAGCCGACtcagtcgaaaaagaaaattctaacACGAGAAGAGATCAAAACCAAAGTCTTGTGGGAAGAATTTGGAGTGGATCCACGTTACACTAAAGAGAACAATGGAGAATCCACTCCCGAAGAGTCGTGTCGTGTCGTCATCAGCCCGTATGTCCCGAAAGACTGGAGTAATCCTGCTTCAGTTTCTTACCCTTTCCAATTTAATTTCGATGCCGAACCCGAGCCAACCATGTTGATCGGTCAGGAGAAGCGTGACTGGCTACAAGATGCCGAACCTTGTGAGGAGGAAATCCGTGACTTgtcactttctttctttgtccAGCGGAGTTTACTCTTGCCCATCAGAACCCAGTGTCAAATGGTCAACCGCTCTCTCATGACTCTGCTGACAGGTCCCGACCATCGCTTTATGCAACATCTTGAAGCATTGCGCCAATATTTGTTCCTGGACAACGGCGCCTTTAGCCACAGTCTCGTGAGCAACATTGGACGCAGATTGGGGCAAATTACTCGAATCCAACAGTTGATTAACGTTCCGTCAATGAACTTTATCCTGCAAAGTGCACTCAATTCCGTCCAAGCCAACGAGTACTACGCGTCCCGCTTGAGCTTCTACACCAAGGAAGCAACGGGGTCCGTTTCCAATTCGCAACTGGAGGCTTTGGAATGTTTTACTCTGCGATATAGAGTCCGCTGGCCGCTCAATCTCATTCTGACCGAAGAAGTTATGGACGATTACAGTCAAATATTCTCTTTCGTCCTGCAATTGCGATTGGCCGCTTGGGCGCTTGAAGACGTCCATGTCAATTTAATGAGAGACCTCCCGAGTCGTTGGCACGCCGTTCACATCGCGCGTCATTCGATTTATCATTTCGTGCAGACGTTACAAAACTACGTCATGAGCCAGCTGTTGACTCTGGCCTGGAGCGAATTTCTGGCCGAATTGAAGAAATACGGTGCTCGTTCACTCGATGATTTATACGAATTACATTCCAATTACATCCATCGAGCCAAATCCCGTTTACTACTCACGCCGAAAAGCGCTTCCCTTTTGAAAATCATTCGTGATGCGCTCAACTTGGCACTCAAATTCCGCGGTCTACTCCTGGCCGCCAATTATACCTATTCGGATGCCCTTCAATCGCAAATCAACTCGGTCAGCGCCAAAGCCAAAGAATACGCCAAATTTATCAGGCTAA ttctCGAAAAGGTGAATGATCGAAGCCATCAGTCTCATTTCAACGAACTTTTGGTGAAACTCAACTTCAATGAATATTACAGTAACTAG
- the LOC124189876 gene encoding rRNA-processing protein FCF1 homolog gives MPKDKRTKKFATMKRMISANDPRIKEKNKIVKPKEKKIDPHELNVHQVTQASSALFFQYNTQLGPPYHILMDTNFINFSVKNKMDIVQSLMDCLYAKCIPYITDCVMAELEKLGPKYRIALKIIKDPRFERLTCTHKGTYADDCIVQRVTQHKCYIVGTCDRDLKRRIRKIPGVPLMFLSQHRYTVERMPDAYGAPK, from the exons ATg CCAAAAGACAAGCGCACCAAAAAGTTTGCAACAATGAAGCGAATGATATCTGCTAACGATCCTAGAAT aaaagaaaagaacaagattgtaaaaccaaaagagaagaaaattgatCCACATGAACTGAATGTCCATCAAGT CACTCAAGCTTCGTCAGCACTGTTTTTTCAATACAATACACAACTTGGTCCACCATACCACATTTTAATGGACACCAATTTCATCAACTTTTcggttaaaaacaaaatggacattGTGCAGTCTCTAATGGATTGTCTTTACGCAAAGT GTATACCTTACATCACTGACTGTGTCATGGCTGAGCTTGAGAAGCTTGGACCCAAATACCGTATTGCTCTCAAGATCATTAAAGATCCAAGATTTGAAAGACTTACCTGCACCCATAAAGGCACCTATGCTGATGACTGCATTGTGCAAAGAGTAACTCAG CACAAGTGTTATATCGTCGGTACATGCGATCGTGACTTAAAGCGACGAATTAGAAAAATTCCAGGCGTGCCACTTATGTTCCTTTCTCAGCATCGGTACACAGTAGAGCGCATGCCCGACGCTTACGGGGCtccaaagtaa
- the LOC124189874 gene encoding NF-kappa-B inhibitor cactus-like produces MWHSEDFMIADEVVADGAQCHRRVSFPHQSTFEESTKFCENNYSGKLNSDSGFLSGVNINEDSAVITSSSINLSDEQDSMKLKSAAQFSVNEINLDYKSGKINNLSSPVKPQKELPRRITLRDLLRQDEDGDTPLHLAVLQGFIEVVFSLVRILPDPRLLEIPNKYLQTPLHLAVLTNQAPLVRRLVVGGASVLLRDRLGNTPLHLACRDGHVDCAHALLLPVSHEERQSALLPLHIVPQPLPQDLEQKNYDGQMPLHLAAMNGHVSIAKLLCCFGANVNAMEGKYGRTALHYSVERRHPAMLHFLVSQCGAQTEAETYSGYTAHQIASVSEPVLAALLADLGAQIRPCPLEKFSSDEEDFSDSKMSLTASWRPRSDKNMSLTSEALHLVA; encoded by the exons ATGTGGCATTCAGAAGATTTCATGATAGCTGATGAAGTGGTTGCTGACGGAGCTCAGTGCCACCGAAGGGTATCATTCCCCCATCAATCAACATTTGAAGAATCCAccaaattttgtgaaaataaCTACTCTGGAAAGCTAAATTCCGATTCTGGCTTTCTATCTGGAGTCAACATCAATGAGGATTCTGCTGTGATAACCTCCAGCTCCATAAATCTTTCAGACGAACAAGACAGCATGAAGCTCAAAAGTGCTGCACAGTTCAGTGTCAACGAGATCAACTTGGATTACAAATctgggaaaataaataatttgagcAGTCCGGTAAAACCCCAGAAAGAACTTCCAAGAAGGATAACCCTGCGTGACCTACTTAGACAGGATGAGGATGGAGATAC ACCGTTGCATTTGGCCGTGCTCCAGGGGTTTATCGAAGTGGTTTTCAGCCTGGTTAGGATTCTACCCGACCCTCGTCTGCTAGAAATCCCCAACAAATATTTGCAG ACGCCACTTCATTTGGCAGTTTTAACGAATCAGGCGCCTTTGGTTCGCCGGCTAGTGGTCGGGGGCGCATCGGTCCTGCTGCGAGATCGTTTAGGCAATACACCACTACATTTGGCCTGTCGTGATGGGCATGTTGATTGTGCCCACGCCTTGCTCCTACCCGTCAGTCACGAAGAACGCCAATCCGCTTTGTTACCGTTGCACATTGTCCCACAACCTCTGCCACAGGACTTGGAACAGAAAAATTACGATG GTCAGATGCCGCTCCACCTTGCGGCCATGAACGGACATGTTTCTATAGCGAAATTACTTTGCTGCTTCGGAGCTAACGTCAACGCCATG GAAGGCAAATATGGACGAACAGCACTGCACTATTCAGTTGAACGCCGGCATCCAGCGATGCTGCACTTCCTAGTGTCCCAGTGTGGCGCACAAACCGAAGCCGAAACCTACTCTGGTTATACAGCTCATCAAATCGCTTCAGTTTCCGAGCCGGTTTTAGCTGCCTTATTGGCCGACTTGGGCGCGCAAATTAGGCCTTGCCCACTTGAGAAATTCTCGAGTGACGAAGAAGATTTCTCTGACAGCAAAATGTCGTTGACCGCATCATGGAGGCCCCGTTCTGACAAA AATATGTCCTTGACGAGTGAAGCCCTTCATTTGGTAGCCTAA